A single window of Dendropsophus ebraccatus isolate aDenEbr1 chromosome 5, aDenEbr1.pat, whole genome shotgun sequence DNA harbors:
- the LOC138793730 gene encoding otospiralin-like, which yields MTPTKVLLLTVICLVYLTAFSPAAVIRNKDVIREKRAMPNWSMSASDFEGWVDELRRLAAYDKTDEMARIYWAHFPIASHLGYEDPEAEE from the exons ATGACTCCCACCAAAGTGCTGTTGCTGACCGTCATCTGCCTGGTCTACTTGACTGCATTTA GCCCGGCTGCCGTCATAAGAAACAAAG ATGTTATTCGAGAGAAGCGAGCAATGCCAAACTGGAGTATGTCTGCTTCTGATTTCGAAGGCTGGGTGGATGAACTTCGCAGACTGGCTGCTTATGACAAGACAGATGAAATGGCCAGGATCTACTGGGCTCATTTTCCTATTGCATCTCATTTAGGTTACGAGGATCCTGAGGCTGAAGAATAA